One genomic window of Psychrobacillus sp. INOP01 includes the following:
- a CDS encoding LlaJI family restriction endonuclease gives MISKFVREQKRYTQENLRNIFDCTAEKTVAIIKKLKEYGVLKAVKATDVQKDMSDLIEKDIEVIDVEVGENEHLYVFTFVGVITVLDCILKCYPKYISNVAPKTELKQIIKVLERYNSKEQIIRMYNDSEEGNSFNLLSVMIYLLNDYHENGAYTNTQDIIETNGSGEILWDKTINETFTYLSNNRPYYPELFTQKRINDDFDYFKRIHESIISICSRELQDADLLDLFDILPVEVSDEELDDFRETDYILYRIQNELNLQFNTRKQLLLKTLYAYIAHSSTLVDIDCFTMFGTNSFNLVWEKVCAEVLDNQLQTPLGSLPISLANGYNPQDLLISLIEKPKWNGYTQDGTEFQKIANETLIPDLVSIHKVNNSHQFIIFDAKYYTIQLEQGKKLRGQPGIVDITKQYLYQLAFKRFVNDHGIQDVQNCFLLPTEQQGIIVKGYVSLEMLDAMGLQSIKIRQLPAEMMYSHYLSSEKMDIGLLYF, from the coding sequence ATGATATCCAAGTTTGTACGTGAACAGAAACGATATACACAGGAAAACTTGCGAAACATTTTTGATTGTACAGCCGAAAAGACCGTTGCTATCATAAAAAAACTGAAGGAATACGGTGTCTTGAAAGCTGTAAAAGCAACTGATGTGCAGAAGGATATGTCTGACCTAATCGAAAAAGATATTGAAGTAATCGATGTTGAGGTTGGAGAAAATGAGCATCTTTATGTTTTTACATTTGTGGGTGTCATTACGGTTTTGGATTGCATCTTAAAATGCTATCCGAAATATATAAGTAACGTTGCTCCTAAAACAGAATTAAAGCAAATCATAAAAGTTCTGGAAAGATATAATTCCAAGGAACAAATTATTCGGATGTACAATGATAGCGAAGAAGGTAATTCATTTAACCTACTCTCTGTGATGATTTATCTTTTGAATGACTACCATGAAAATGGCGCTTACACGAATACACAAGATATAATTGAAACTAATGGTTCGGGTGAAATACTGTGGGACAAGACGATAAATGAGACCTTTACTTATCTCAGCAATAATCGCCCATATTACCCAGAACTGTTTACACAAAAACGTATTAATGATGATTTTGATTACTTTAAAAGGATCCACGAATCAATTATCAGTATTTGCTCAAGAGAACTACAAGATGCAGATTTATTGGATTTGTTTGACATACTACCGGTTGAAGTGTCTGATGAAGAACTAGATGATTTTAGAGAAACAGATTATATACTCTATCGAATACAGAATGAATTAAATTTACAGTTTAATACAAGAAAGCAACTGTTATTAAAGACGTTATATGCCTATATCGCTCATAGTAGCACTCTTGTAGATATTGATTGTTTCACTATGTTTGGTACAAATAGTTTTAATCTGGTATGGGAAAAGGTGTGTGCGGAAGTTTTAGACAATCAATTGCAGACTCCGCTCGGCTCACTCCCTATATCTTTAGCAAATGGATACAATCCTCAGGATTTACTCATTTCACTAATAGAAAAACCAAAGTGGAATGGTTATACGCAAGACGGTACAGAATTTCAAAAGATTGCCAATGAGACCCTTATTCCAGACCTTGTATCAATCCATAAGGTGAATAACTCACATCAGTTCATCATTTTTGATGCCAAGTATTATACCATTCAACTTGAGCAAGGAAAAAAACTGCGAGGACAACCTGGAATTGTAGATATTACAAAGCAGTATCTCTATCAGTTAGCGTTTAAAAGGTTTGTTAATGACCATGGCATTCAAGATGTACAGAATTGCTTTTTGTTGCCAACTGAACAACAAGGAATTATTGTCAAGGGATATGTCAGTTTGGAAATGTTAGATGCTATGGGGTTACAGAGCATCAAAATAAGACAATTACCAGCTGAAATGATGTACTCACACTATCTATCTAGTGAAAAAATGGATATAGGGTTACTTTATTTCTAA
- a CDS encoding AAA family ATPase, whose translation MGKIVMPKNSALLNEIESVLHIYHEANDWLTNAIYKEHLKAMIGSDQYQSSYTKKAQITSYFGFTVWEDINNPQSRRRITESGKKMYEAITESNTDKIQEVLMNALETVRFGRHNYGCPESNSDVEPPALYIRAIMDLGYLTYREFAFLLWKLEDVGGNYTDTLAELRELRNQGPITLSEEANRYADCKPIMILMRWGFLDEDADKSGGKHIIIKPEILRKYETRLKNLKIYNIDMDVAEPIVDDDLLVHPVQSIYKTSIKSDFHRNRIIFGAPGTGKSYDLNRDKDTLLKNGGEYGRVTFHPDYSYANFVGTYKPTMLDPVNDLIVSEDEKGVLSVLLDDKTAQEKYDLLYDKFKEGDLTRLPLLLGLYNDDKFKTKKKDGSDASGDNSVERNHGRAIRPYVNLISNKKSASEITYEYVPGPFMRTYVKALKNAQTDNPKPYLLIVEEINRANVAAVFGDVFQLLDRDDDNVSEYAIQTSEDIKKYLAKELGGKPQEYSEIKIPDNMFIWATMNSADQGVYPMDTAFKRRWNFDYLGINHNENDIKGNFVTMGSEVYHREIEWNELRKAINNTLSSYKINEDKLLGPYFLSRKIVVPSSGNKINADIFISAFKSKVLMYLFDDAAKQKRASLFDGCKDATKYSSICEEFDKRGVEIFCKEIRDKFPRAMAIAGVAESAEEYK comes from the coding sequence ATGGGAAAGATAGTGATGCCAAAAAATAGTGCACTGTTGAACGAAATTGAATCAGTTTTGCACATATACCATGAAGCTAACGATTGGTTGACAAATGCCATATATAAAGAACATTTAAAGGCAATGATTGGGTCTGATCAATACCAATCTTCTTATACTAAAAAGGCCCAGATTACATCTTACTTTGGCTTTACAGTCTGGGAAGATATTAATAACCCTCAGTCAAGAAGAAGGATTACTGAATCCGGTAAGAAAATGTATGAAGCAATAACAGAAAGTAATACTGATAAAATACAAGAAGTATTAATGAATGCATTAGAAACTGTGAGGTTTGGTCGGCACAACTATGGCTGTCCTGAAAGTAACTCTGATGTGGAACCTCCTGCACTGTATATTAGAGCTATAATGGATTTGGGTTATTTGACATATAGGGAATTTGCATTTTTACTTTGGAAACTCGAAGATGTAGGCGGTAACTATACAGATACTTTAGCTGAATTAAGGGAACTAAGAAATCAAGGTCCTATTACATTGAGTGAAGAGGCTAATAGATATGCAGATTGTAAGCCAATTATGATACTGATGCGTTGGGGATTCTTGGATGAAGACGCTGACAAATCGGGTGGTAAACATATAATTATTAAACCGGAAATACTTCGCAAGTACGAAACTCGCCTGAAAAATTTGAAAATATACAATATCGATATGGACGTTGCTGAACCTATTGTCGACGATGACTTGCTTGTGCACCCAGTGCAGAGTATTTACAAGACAAGTATCAAATCAGATTTCCACCGTAATAGAATTATCTTTGGTGCTCCAGGAACAGGTAAAAGTTATGATCTAAATCGAGATAAGGATACCTTGCTTAAAAATGGTGGTGAGTATGGGCGTGTGACTTTCCATCCCGACTATTCGTATGCAAACTTTGTGGGAACTTACAAGCCTACGATGTTGGATCCTGTAAATGATCTCATTGTAAGCGAAGATGAGAAGGGGGTTTTATCTGTTCTATTGGATGATAAGACGGCCCAAGAAAAATATGATTTGCTATATGACAAGTTTAAAGAGGGCGATTTAACTCGCCTGCCACTTTTACTGGGATTATATAATGATGACAAGTTTAAAACTAAGAAAAAAGATGGCTCTGATGCTAGTGGTGATAATAGCGTTGAACGAAATCATGGTCGTGCGATTAGGCCATATGTAAATCTGATTTCAAATAAAAAGTCTGCTAGTGAAATTACATATGAATACGTCCCTGGCCCATTTATGAGGACGTATGTTAAAGCACTTAAAAATGCTCAGACAGATAATCCTAAGCCATATTTATTAATTGTTGAAGAAATCAACAGAGCAAACGTTGCAGCCGTATTTGGTGATGTATTCCAGTTGTTAGACCGTGATGACGATAATGTTAGTGAATATGCTATCCAAACATCTGAAGATATTAAAAAGTACCTTGCTAAGGAATTAGGTGGTAAGCCACAAGAGTATTCTGAAATCAAAATTCCAGATAATATGTTTATATGGGCAACTATGAATAGTGCTGACCAAGGCGTATACCCTATGGATACTGCGTTCAAACGTAGATGGAATTTTGACTATCTTGGTATAAATCATAATGAGAATGACATTAAGGGGAACTTTGTTACTATGGGTAGCGAGGTCTATCATCGTGAGATAGAATGGAATGAACTGCGTAAGGCAATCAATAATACACTTTCTTCTTATAAAATTAATGAGGATAAGCTATTAGGACCTTATTTCCTTTCAAGAAAAATCGTAGTTCCAAGTTCAGGTAATAAAATTAACGCTGATATCTTTATTTCTGCCTTCAAGAGTAAAGTTCTAATGTATTTATTTGATGATGCTGCAAAACAGAAAAGGGCATCTCTATTTGATGGATGTAAGGACGCAACGAAATATTCCTCTATTTGCGAGGAATTTGATAAGCGTGGTGTAGAAATTTTCTGTAAGGAGATTAGGGACAAGTTTCCAAGGGCTATGGCTATAGCAGGAGTTGCTGAATCTGCAGAGGAGTATAAATAA